One genomic region from Pirellulales bacterium encodes:
- a CDS encoding Uma2 family endonuclease, translated as MNTGRLNDVVAGRVPAPLPFTVEQFHKMVGQGILVEGDPVELIDGVVMHKDRAAVGEGRMVHGRRHAATIAQIQRLLEQHTGRYDCHIRTQLPVTLSKTSEPEPDLALVEGAPNRYLARHPAATDVLVVVEVADSSLDYDRRTKCALYAASGIATYWIVNLIDDQIEVYALPDKRKRRYSRQTVYAMSHSVSLRLSDGTSIELAVKDLIPAGA; from the coding sequence ATGAATACCGGCAGATTGAATGATGTGGTCGCGGGACGCGTGCCGGCGCCACTTCCCTTTACCGTCGAGCAGTTTCACAAGATGGTCGGTCAGGGCATCTTGGTGGAAGGCGATCCGGTCGAGCTGATCGACGGCGTCGTCATGCACAAAGACCGCGCTGCGGTGGGAGAAGGACGAATGGTTCACGGTCGTCGTCATGCGGCAACGATCGCCCAGATTCAACGGCTCCTGGAGCAGCATACCGGCCGATACGACTGCCACATTCGCACGCAACTGCCGGTCACGTTGTCGAAAACCAGCGAGCCGGAACCGGATTTGGCACTCGTTGAAGGTGCCCCAAACCGGTATCTCGCCCGGCATCCCGCGGCCACCGACGTGCTCGTCGTCGTCGAGGTGGCCGATAGCTCGCTCGACTACGACCGCCGCACCAAATGCGCTCTCTACGCCGCTTCGGGCATCGCCACCTATTGGATCGTGAATCTGATCGATGATCAGATCGAGGTGTACGCCTTGCCTGATAAACGGAAGCGACGTTACTCGCGGCAAACGGTGTACGCGATGAGCCACAGCGTGAGCTTGCGTCTGTCGGACGGCACATCGATCGAGTTGGCCGTCAAGGATTTGATTCCGGCCGGAGCTTAG
- a CDS encoding flagellar basal body L-ring protein FlgH — MKIIRRAAFATVTGLALTRGVDANAQSSSLYGSPGARRPLTLENTSWLYIKPEEPPEIQINDVITVIIDEKQQLISQAMLMRRQQTSFDADLQKWLQFKNFGLGHAPMTGGSPEIEAMYNLQNMVQSNLRASDGLQFRIGATVVDLRPNGNLVVEAHKRVQDNNEIWKASLSGIVRRQDVLPNNTVLSEDVAELSVYKTEEGHVRDGWRRGWLWLFLDRHKPF; from the coding sequence ATGAAGATCATTCGACGGGCAGCTTTTGCCACCGTGACCGGGCTGGCTTTGACGCGGGGCGTCGATGCCAACGCCCAAAGTTCGAGCCTCTACGGCTCGCCCGGGGCACGGAGGCCATTGACGCTGGAAAACACCTCCTGGCTGTACATCAAGCCGGAAGAGCCGCCCGAAATCCAGATCAATGACGTCATCACCGTGATTATCGACGAAAAACAGCAACTCATCAGCCAGGCGATGTTGATGCGGAGGCAGCAAACCAGTTTCGACGCCGACCTGCAAAAATGGCTGCAGTTCAAGAATTTCGGACTAGGGCACGCGCCGATGACCGGCGGCAGCCCGGAAATCGAAGCCATGTACAACCTGCAAAACATGGTGCAGTCCAATTTGCGGGCTTCCGACGGCCTGCAGTTTCGCATCGGCGCCACGGTCGTCGACCTCCGGCCCAACGGAAACCTGGTGGTCGAGGCACACAAGCGCGTGCAAGACAACAACGAGATCTGGAAGGCTTCCCTGTCGGGCATCGTTCGGCGGCAAGACGTCTTGCCCAACAATACGGTCCTCAGCGAGGACGTGGCCGAGTTAAGCGTTTACAAGACCGAAGAAGGCCACGTTCGCGACGGCTGGCGCCGCGGCTGGCTGTGGTTGTTCCTCGACCGTCATAAGCCGTTCTAA
- a CDS encoding ATP-dependent 6-phosphofructokinase, producing the protein MTKRIGILTSGGDCPGLNAVIRGVVKSAERLDYDCVGFLRGYEGLVDPVSYLPLNHKNTSGILNQGGTILGSTNQGRFAATRGVDQRVEIDIELLAGVQVTVEQLGLSGLICVGGDGSLAIAQQFYEFGIPVIGVPKTIDNDLSATAYTFGFDSAVACATDALDRLHTTAAAHDRIMVLEVMGRHTGWIALHAGIAGGGDVILIPEIPWHFDHVCHKILDRESQGKRFTLVVVAEGAHLPDGELVTQERRQESRQTRLGGIGNVVANEIQERLHRDVRCVVLGHLQRGGPPTTFDRVLATQFGAHAVRLVHHRHFGQMICFQPPQIDSVPIAEAVSRLRRVDPTSAAVQAARALGISFGDCPKTFSPFHSPVEEADDEQAHADTLAVAVP; encoded by the coding sequence ATGACAAAGCGAATCGGCATCCTGACCAGCGGCGGCGATTGTCCCGGCCTGAACGCGGTCATCCGCGGCGTCGTCAAATCAGCCGAGCGGCTCGATTACGATTGCGTCGGTTTCTTGCGCGGCTATGAGGGTCTGGTCGACCCGGTCAGTTATCTGCCGCTGAACCACAAGAACACATCGGGCATCCTCAACCAGGGCGGCACTATCCTCGGCTCCACGAATCAGGGTCGCTTCGCCGCCACGCGCGGCGTCGACCAGCGGGTCGAGATCGACATCGAGCTGCTGGCCGGAGTGCAGGTGACCGTCGAGCAACTTGGCCTGTCGGGCCTGATCTGCGTCGGCGGCGACGGCTCGCTGGCCATCGCCCAGCAGTTTTATGAGTTCGGTATTCCGGTGATCGGCGTGCCCAAGACGATCGACAACGACCTGTCGGCCACGGCCTACACCTTCGGCTTCGACAGTGCCGTGGCCTGCGCCACCGATGCCCTCGACCGCCTGCACACCACGGCCGCCGCTCACGACCGCATCATGGTGCTGGAAGTGATGGGCCGCCACACCGGCTGGATCGCCCTGCACGCGGGCATCGCCGGCGGCGGCGACGTGATCCTTATTCCGGAGATTCCCTGGCACTTCGATCACGTCTGCCACAAGATTCTCGACCGCGAGTCGCAGGGCAAGCGGTTCACGCTGGTGGTGGTGGCCGAAGGCGCGCATTTGCCCGACGGCGAACTGGTGACGCAAGAGCGGCGGCAAGAGAGCCGGCAGACGCGGCTGGGCGGCATCGGCAACGTGGTGGCGAACGAGATTCAGGAGCGGCTGCACCGCGACGTGCGCTGCGTGGTGCTGGGCCATTTGCAGCGCGGCGGGCCGCCGACCACGTTCGACCGCGTGCTGGCCACGCAGTTCGGGGCGCACGCGGTGCGGCTCGTCCATCACCGCCACTTCGGGCAGATGATCTGCTTTCAGCCGCCGCAGATCGACAGCGTGCCGATCGCCGAAGCGGTCAGCCGGCTGCGGCGGGTCGATCCGACGAGCGCCGCCGTGCAGGCCGCGCGGGCGCTGGGCATCAGCTTCGGCGATTGCCCCAAGACGTTCAGCCCGTTTCACTCGCCGGTTGAGGAGGCGGACGACGAGCAGGCTCACGCGGATACCTTAGCGGTCGCGGTGCCGTAG
- a CDS encoding RNA polymerase sigma factor, whose product MTSLVGALGSSGASWSSDGGERAAGSLLTHAQKLLAHAQGLLAASASVAGAAIDLTSLSHEGDGASPVSEADWSDIAKTLGGDGQAYAQIVRRYQDQITAQMWRLSRQRADCEQLVHEVFVEAYLSLRAFKGRAPLLHWLRRIATRVGYRYWKEQARARRQAGVSIQDWHRSVEPVNNDAAEQAAVIVHSVLGELPPRDRLVLTLLYLEGCSVAEAADRSGWSQTMVKVQAHRARKKLKKLLEERQIDESIFER is encoded by the coding sequence ATGACTTCCTTGGTTGGGGCGCTAGGCTCGTCCGGAGCAAGCTGGAGCAGCGACGGTGGCGAACGCGCCGCAGGCAGCCTGTTGACACACGCGCAGAAGCTTCTGGCGCATGCCCAGGGGCTGTTGGCGGCCTCGGCGAGCGTGGCCGGCGCCGCCATCGACCTGACCAGCTTGTCGCATGAGGGCGACGGCGCGTCACCGGTATCGGAAGCGGACTGGTCGGACATCGCCAAGACCCTGGGAGGCGATGGGCAGGCCTACGCGCAAATCGTTCGCCGCTATCAAGACCAAATCACCGCCCAGATGTGGCGGCTCAGCCGGCAACGCGCCGACTGCGAGCAACTCGTTCACGAAGTGTTTGTCGAGGCGTATTTGAGTTTGCGGGCCTTCAAGGGACGGGCGCCCCTGCTGCACTGGCTCCGCCGCATCGCCACCCGCGTCGGCTATCGTTATTGGAAAGAGCAGGCGCGGGCGCGTCGCCAGGCGGGCGTATCGATCCAGGACTGGCACCGTAGCGTCGAGCCGGTCAACAACGATGCCGCCGAGCAAGCCGCCGTTATCGTCCACAGCGTGCTTGGGGAGCTTCCGCCGCGCGACCGGCTGGTGCTCACGCTGCTTTATTTGGAGGGTTGCTCGGTGGCCGAAGCCGCCGATCGTTCCGGCTGGAGCCAGACGATGGTCAAGGTGCAGGCCCACCGGGCACGCAAGAAGCTGAAGAAACTGCTCGAGGAACGACAAATCGACGAGTCGATTTTTGAGCGATAG
- the arfB gene encoding alternative ribosome rescue aminoacyl-tRNA hydrolase ArfB has product MSSAETPQDPESFLTVSNRIRIPLEEFEFTFARSSGPGGQNVNKVNSKALLRWPVRTSPSLPEAVRERFVGRYGNRITVDGDLLISSQRFRDQGRNVDDCLDRLREMLAAVAAPPTRRKRTKPTRASIRRRLENKRRTSQKKQGRREPD; this is encoded by the coding sequence ATGTCATCTGCTGAGACACCGCAAGACCCTGAATCGTTCCTGACGGTGAGCAACCGCATCCGGATTCCGCTGGAGGAGTTCGAGTTCACCTTTGCGCGCAGTTCGGGGCCGGGCGGGCAAAACGTCAACAAAGTGAACAGCAAGGCCCTGCTGCGGTGGCCCGTGCGCACCAGTCCCAGCTTGCCCGAAGCGGTGCGCGAGCGTTTTGTCGGCCGCTACGGCAACCGCATCACGGTCGATGGCGACCTGCTCATTTCCAGCCAGCGCTTTCGCGACCAGGGCCGCAATGTCGACGATTGTCTCGACCGACTCCGCGAGATGCTGGCGGCAGTGGCCGCACCGCCGACGCGGCGCAAGCGCACCAAGCCGACACGGGCGTCGATCAGGCGCCGGCTGGAAAACAAACGCCGGACCTCGCAAAAAAAGCAGGGACGACGGGAGCCGGATTAG
- a CDS encoding GDP-mannose 4,6-dehydratase — translation MPFLVTGGAGFIGSHFIERLLAERDEKIVCLDNFNDFYDPAVKRASVASFARSQKVAVIEGDFRDAEAMRRLFQGHRFSHVIHLGAYAGVRPSVANPLIYETTNVGGTLSLLEAARQFPVERFLLVSSSTVYGHPATAPFVEDAPLGRPLSPYGASKRAAELFGMTYFQLHQVPVVSLRPFSVYGPRLRPDLALSIWTAAIASGKPLPLFGDGSALRDFTHVSDICGGLLAALDARNVVGEAINLGHDHPIELKDVIATLEAALGKKAAIDYQPAKPGDMPLTHADLTKARRLLNYKPRVSFEDGVREFVAWHVGQVV, via the coding sequence ATGCCTTTCCTCGTTACCGGCGGGGCCGGCTTCATCGGCAGCCACTTCATCGAACGCTTGCTGGCCGAGCGCGATGAGAAAATCGTCTGCCTCGATAACTTCAACGACTTTTATGACCCCGCGGTCAAGCGAGCCAGCGTCGCCAGCTTCGCGCGAAGTCAAAAGGTCGCGGTGATCGAAGGCGACTTCCGCGATGCGGAGGCCATGCGGCGACTGTTCCAGGGGCATCGCTTCTCGCACGTAATTCATCTGGGCGCCTACGCCGGCGTGAGGCCCAGCGTGGCCAACCCGCTGATCTACGAAACGACGAACGTCGGCGGCACGCTGTCGCTGCTGGAGGCCGCCCGGCAGTTTCCCGTCGAGCGGTTCCTGCTCGTCTCTTCGTCCACGGTTTACGGGCATCCGGCAACGGCGCCGTTCGTGGAAGACGCGCCTTTGGGCCGGCCGCTTAGTCCCTACGGCGCCAGCAAGCGTGCCGCGGAGCTCTTCGGGATGACTTACTTTCAGCTCCACCAGGTGCCGGTGGTCTCATTGCGGCCCTTCAGCGTTTATGGACCGCGTCTCCGGCCCGACCTGGCCTTGTCGATTTGGACCGCCGCCATTGCGTCGGGAAAGCCTCTGCCGCTGTTCGGCGACGGCAGCGCGCTTCGCGACTTCACCCACGTCAGCGATATTTGCGGCGGCCTGCTCGCCGCGCTCGACGCACGAAACGTTGTGGGAGAGGCCATCAACCTGGGACACGATCATCCGATCGAATTGAAGGATGTGATCGCGACCTTGGAGGCTGCGTTGGGCAAGAAAGCCGCCATCGACTATCAGCCCGCCAAGCCGGGCGACATGCCGCTGACCCATGCCGACCTGACGAAGGCCCGGCGGCTGCTGAACTACAAGCCGCGGGTTTCATTCGAGGACGGCGTGCGGGAATTTGTGGCGTGGCACGTCGGCCAAGTGGTATGA
- a CDS encoding flagellar hook-basal body protein: MPYGLYISAEGAQAQSLRMEVIANNLANVNSPGFKREQAVFQSRLAEAVQRGMAVPGRGGLDDLGGGVDSLATITDFSPGALQPTNARTDLAIEGDAFFQVRRDGKDFLTRAGNFTLTPTGNLVTPNGDAVLSTQGTPVVIDPQLGAWHITPDGSVSQAGDNVYLSLVRPKSYGELVKTGDNLFSPLAPPLAIAPDERHVLSGFLEASGVQSVGEMTEMIETSRAFEANVNMIRSQDQILGELVSRVLKT; the protein is encoded by the coding sequence ATGCCCTACGGACTTTATATCTCGGCCGAAGGCGCCCAGGCGCAAAGCCTGCGCATGGAGGTCATTGCCAACAATTTGGCCAACGTCAATTCGCCCGGCTTCAAGCGCGAGCAGGCGGTCTTTCAGTCGCGGTTGGCCGAAGCCGTCCAGCGCGGCATGGCCGTGCCGGGCAGGGGCGGCCTCGATGACTTGGGCGGCGGCGTCGACAGCCTGGCGACGATCACCGATTTCTCGCCCGGCGCGTTGCAACCGACCAATGCCCGCACCGATCTGGCAATCGAAGGCGACGCCTTCTTCCAAGTCCGCCGCGACGGCAAAGACTTTCTCACGCGCGCCGGCAATTTCACGCTTACGCCGACGGGCAATCTCGTGACGCCCAACGGCGATGCGGTGCTTTCGACCCAAGGGACGCCCGTCGTCATCGACCCGCAGCTCGGCGCCTGGCACATCACCCCCGACGGCTCCGTTTCGCAGGCCGGCGACAACGTCTACCTGTCGCTGGTCCGTCCGAAATCCTACGGCGAACTGGTAAAGACCGGCGACAACCTGTTTTCGCCCTTGGCCCCGCCGCTCGCCATCGCGCCCGACGAGCGGCATGTGTTGAGCGGTTTTTTGGAGGCATCGGGCGTCCAATCGGTGGGCGAAATGACGGAGATGATTGAAACCTCGCGCGCCTTTGAAGCGAACGTCAACATGATTCGCAGCCAGGACCAGATTCTTGGAGAGTTGGTGAGTCGGGTGTTGAAAACATAG
- a CDS encoding MFS transporter — protein MPPPLTAPAAPTAPLASRAARPKCSPAGDGAAFGAPFWFTYAANTSTMVAVSLLYRYGDFVSFMGGNEVDLGWIVAAGMVGSLLMRLAQGTGIDTYGPRRIWLWSSAMLIVSCAAHLLVTTAHGPLIYALRVLFQTSVSGFFGASITYISGRAPVARMAEVIGTLGTSGFVGMMIGTQLGDRLLCTLDRDHVASMFYAVVLIASAGFAFSWFATRGVGVRPKRRQPPMLLVLRRYHPGAVLWAGAAAGFGLGLPTIFLTRYAAELHIPKLAVFFWIYAPTAFVTRMLIRQLPRRWGVRPMVLCGMTSLSLGTLSFLLVKTEWQFVFPAVLIGIAHAFVFPAAVAGGSGAFPLRYRGLGTTLVLAMFDVGNLIGMPAVGEMVYWYGKMGLPDYPATFVTASAAIFATGAAYTWFSREARTA, from the coding sequence ATGCCCCCGCCGCTTACCGCTCCTGCCGCACCCACCGCCCCGCTGGCGTCGCGCGCCGCCCGGCCCAAGTGCTCGCCGGCCGGTGACGGGGCGGCGTTTGGCGCGCCGTTCTGGTTCACCTACGCGGCAAACACCTCCACGATGGTGGCCGTAAGTCTGCTTTACCGCTATGGCGATTTCGTGTCATTCATGGGCGGAAATGAGGTCGATCTCGGCTGGATCGTCGCCGCGGGCATGGTCGGCAGCCTGCTGATGCGGCTGGCCCAAGGCACGGGCATCGACACCTATGGGCCGCGGCGGATCTGGCTCTGGTCGTCCGCCATGCTCATCGTAAGCTGCGCCGCGCACCTGCTGGTGACCACGGCCCACGGTCCGCTCATCTACGCCCTGCGCGTGCTGTTTCAAACCAGTGTTTCCGGGTTCTTCGGCGCCTCGATCACCTACATTTCCGGCCGCGCGCCGGTTGCCCGCATGGCCGAGGTCATCGGCACCTTGGGCACGTCGGGCTTCGTCGGCATGATGATCGGCACGCAGCTCGGCGACCGGCTGCTGTGTACGCTCGACCGGGACCACGTCGCGAGCATGTTTTATGCAGTCGTTTTGATCGCGTCGGCCGGTTTTGCGTTTTCGTGGTTTGCCACGCGGGGCGTCGGGGTGCGCCCCAAGCGGCGGCAGCCACCCATGCTGTTGGTCCTGCGGCGATATCATCCAGGCGCCGTGCTCTGGGCAGGGGCCGCGGCCGGCTTCGGGCTCGGCCTGCCGACGATCTTCTTGACCCGTTATGCGGCGGAACTGCACATTCCGAAGCTGGCCGTGTTTTTCTGGATTTACGCGCCCACGGCGTTTGTCACGCGGATGCTCATTCGGCAGTTGCCGCGGCGCTGGGGAGTGCGGCCGATGGTGCTGTGCGGCATGACGAGTCTGTCGCTGGGCACGCTCAGCTTTTTGCTGGTCAAGACGGAATGGCAGTTCGTCTTTCCGGCGGTGCTGATTGGCATCGCCCACGCGTTCGTGTTTCCGGCGGCCGTGGCGGGCGGCAGCGGGGCATTTCCCTTGCGCTATCGCGGTTTGGGCACCACGCTGGTGTTGGCGATGTTCGATGTCGGCAATCTGATCGGCATGCCGGCCGTCGGCGAGATGGTTTACTGGTACGGCAAGATGGGTTTGCCCGACTATCCCGCCACGTTCGTCACCGCCTCGGCCGCGATCTTCGCCACCGGCGCCGCCTACACATGGTTCAGCCGTGAGGCGCGCACGGCGTAG
- a CDS encoding platelet-activating factor acetylhydrolase IB subunit, whose amino-acid sequence MIRRRLTFAVLAAVAAASFTPAFAADEFTTTTPVARPDDWWQARHQKINDRANQGDVDLIFIGDSITQGWESDAAQGVWQKFYGPRKAMNAGIGGDRTQHVLWRLDNGNIDGIQPKLAVVMIGTNNSGSDSPDDIAAGITAIVQKLRTKLPSTKVLLLGIFPRGPDANDAKRKVNIATNEIIKSLDDGKSVVYLDISESFLSDDGKLEREIMPDLLHLSKRGYEIWAEAIEPQVAKLLGE is encoded by the coding sequence ATGATTCGCCGTCGTCTGACATTCGCCGTTCTCGCCGCCGTCGCCGCGGCGTCATTCACCCCGGCTTTTGCCGCCGATGAGTTCACCACCACCACGCCGGTAGCGAGGCCCGACGATTGGTGGCAGGCGCGGCACCAAAAGATCAACGACCGCGCCAACCAGGGCGACGTCGATCTGATTTTCATTGGCGACTCGATCACGCAGGGTTGGGAAAGCGATGCGGCTCAAGGCGTGTGGCAGAAATTCTACGGCCCGCGCAAGGCCATGAATGCCGGCATCGGCGGCGATCGCACTCAGCACGTGCTGTGGCGGCTCGACAACGGCAACATCGACGGCATCCAGCCCAAGCTGGCCGTGGTGATGATCGGCACCAACAATTCCGGCAGCGACAGCCCCGATGACATCGCCGCCGGCATCACGGCCATCGTTCAGAAGCTGCGGACGAAGCTGCCCTCGACCAAGGTCCTGCTGCTGGGCATTTTTCCTCGTGGTCCGGACGCCAACGACGCCAAGCGAAAGGTGAACATCGCCACCAACGAGATCATCAAGAGCCTGGACGACGGCAAGTCGGTCGTCTACCTCGACATCTCCGAAAGCTTTTTGAGCGACGACGGAAAGCTCGAGCGCGAGATCATGCCCGATCTGTTGCACCTGAGCAAACGCGGCTACGAGATCTGGGCCGAAGCGATCGAGCCGCAGGTGGCGAAGCTGCTGGGCGAGTGA
- the flgG gene encoding flagellar basal-body rod protein FlgG, with translation MSIQALRTGATGMRAQEMNLDVIANNIANVNTIAFKRSRSNTENLFYRYIKLPGAQDAFNNYAPTGLAIGLGTRVQGTQMIFDQGTFDVTNNPYDLAIDGDGFFQVIDPTTNNFLYTRAGNFAVNSNGILVVGSSNTGRQVQPQISIPINTMGIVISSEGNVSIQQFGQTQFSQVGQLQLAKFMNPEGLLAMGENLYQETLSSGAAIFGQPGTNGLGTVVQNSLEQSNVDPTNELIDLITTQRSYELNSQCVQAGDQMLQLVNNLRRF, from the coding sequence ATGTCAATCCAAGCCCTCCGCACCGGCGCCACCGGCATGCGGGCGCAGGAAATGAACCTGGACGTGATCGCTAATAACATAGCGAACGTCAACACGATCGCCTTCAAGCGGTCGCGCTCCAACACCGAGAACTTGTTCTATCGATACATCAAATTACCGGGGGCCCAGGATGCCTTCAACAACTATGCTCCAACGGGCCTGGCTATCGGGCTCGGCACGCGCGTGCAGGGCACGCAAATGATCTTCGACCAGGGCACGTTCGATGTCACCAACAACCCCTACGATCTGGCGATCGATGGCGACGGGTTCTTTCAGGTGATCGACCCGACCACCAACAACTTTCTCTATACGCGGGCCGGCAACTTCGCGGTCAACTCCAACGGCATTCTCGTCGTCGGCTCATCGAACACCGGCCGCCAGGTGCAACCGCAGATCTCCATCCCCATCAACACGATGGGCATCGTGATCAGTTCCGAAGGCAACGTCTCCATCCAGCAATTTGGCCAGACGCAATTCTCGCAGGTGGGCCAATTGCAACTGGCAAAATTCATGAATCCCGAAGGTCTGCTGGCCATGGGTGAAAACCTTTACCAGGAGACGCTCTCGTCGGGCGCGGCGATCTTCGGCCAGCCGGGCACGAACGGCCTGGGCACGGTCGTACAAAACAGCCTGGAACAATCCAACGTCGATCCCACCAACGAGCTCATCGACCTGATCACCACGCAGCGCTCGTACGAGCTCAACTCGCAGTGCGTGCAAGCGGGCGATCAAATGCTGCAGCTCGTCAACAACCTGCGGAGGTTCTAG
- the flgA gene encoding flagellar basal body P-ring formation chaperone FlgA: MKAEGRRQKAEGDTTRLLWRIIRFCLLPSAFCLCILRTDAAEIQLRGECQASGLVRLGDVAEIHAADAKEREQLQAIELLPAPPVGGKSFVRAREVQDLLALRGLDLSRHRLTGSSQIEIRNGSRSTAPVSTSAARRAAERVEAAIAACLRRQAAGDEAWTAEVRLEDDQVRLLAASKESIVARGGKPPWIGEQEFAIAVPGAAGDQAFVVTAKVAAVPLVVLATRAMVPGDVVQRPDVKLGKAKCDASDFPFHRLEEVLGLETKRAVVEGQVLKQDDLRSPILVRRGDAVAVFARSAGIQVRATARAQEDGGKGDLIVVESLLNRERFMARVSGIHEVEVFAQAADADAATGDGERRTAALKPAMMERRRR, from the coding sequence ATGAAGGCAGAAGGCAGAAGGCAGAAGGCAGAAGGAGACACGACAAGGCTGTTATGGCGAATCATTCGTTTTTGCCTTCTGCCTTCCGCCTTCTGCCTTTGCATCCTGCGCACCGACGCCGCTGAGATTCAGCTTCGCGGCGAATGCCAGGCCAGCGGACTCGTGCGTCTGGGCGACGTGGCGGAAATCCACGCCGCCGACGCCAAGGAGCGCGAGCAATTGCAAGCCATTGAGCTTCTTCCCGCTCCACCGGTGGGAGGCAAGTCGTTCGTTCGTGCCCGCGAAGTGCAGGACCTGCTGGCATTGCGGGGCCTCGACCTCTCCCGGCACCGCCTGACGGGGTCGAGCCAGATCGAGATTCGCAATGGTTCCCGATCGACGGCGCCGGTTTCGACGAGTGCCGCTCGGCGCGCCGCCGAGCGTGTGGAAGCCGCGATTGCCGCGTGCTTGCGGCGACAGGCCGCCGGCGACGAGGCATGGACCGCGGAAGTACGCCTGGAAGACGATCAAGTCCGGCTGCTCGCCGCGTCGAAAGAGTCGATCGTCGCCCGCGGCGGCAAACCGCCCTGGATCGGGGAACAGGAATTTGCGATCGCCGTGCCCGGCGCGGCGGGCGACCAGGCTTTCGTCGTAACCGCCAAAGTCGCCGCCGTTCCCCTGGTGGTGCTGGCGACGCGGGCCATGGTGCCGGGCGACGTCGTGCAGCGCCCGGACGTGAAGCTCGGAAAGGCCAAGTGCGACGCCTCGGATTTCCCCTTTCACCGCCTTGAGGAAGTACTCGGCCTGGAAACGAAACGCGCCGTCGTGGAAGGGCAAGTGTTGAAGCAAGACGACTTGCGCTCGCCCATCTTGGTGCGGCGCGGAGACGCCGTGGCCGTTTTTGCCCGAAGCGCGGGAATCCAGGTGCGGGCCACCGCGCGCGCCCAGGAAGACGGCGGCAAGGGCGATTTGATCGTCGTGGAATCGCTGTTGAATCGCGAGCGTTTCATGGCGCGGGTGTCGGGCATTCACGAGGTCGAAGTGTTTGCACAGGCGGCCGACGCGGACGCCGCCACAGGCGACGGCGAGCGACGGACCGCCGCGTTGAAACCGGCAATGATGGAAAGGAGGCGACGATGA
- a CDS encoding polyprenol monophosphomannose synthase translates to MSNAEKTLVTVATYNEIDNLPLLVAEVFQHAPQVDLLVIDDNSPDGTGRWCDEQARQDPRIHCLHREGKLGLGSAIVAGMRYSIEQGYKYLLNIDADFSHHPRYLPQLIAAMDPPDGPPVDVMIGSRYVPGGGIEGWPLKRYLMSRSVNLYARMLLGLTTKDCSGAYRCYRVTRLAQLDFGGFLSQGYAFQEEVLWHLKRLGCRFGETPITFVDRVRGSSKINSKEAWHALWVILALGRRNWLGR, encoded by the coding sequence ATGTCCAACGCCGAAAAAACACTCGTTACGGTGGCGACCTACAACGAGATCGACAACCTGCCGCTGTTGGTGGCGGAGGTTTTTCAGCATGCGCCCCAGGTCGATCTGCTGGTGATCGACGACAATTCGCCCGACGGAACCGGCCGCTGGTGCGACGAACAGGCGCGGCAAGACCCGCGCATTCATTGCCTGCACCGCGAAGGCAAGCTGGGGCTGGGCTCGGCCATCGTGGCCGGCATGCGTTACTCCATCGAGCAGGGCTACAAGTATCTGCTGAATATCGACGCCGATTTCAGCCACCATCCGCGGTATCTGCCGCAGCTCATCGCGGCGATGGATCCGCCCGATGGTCCGCCGGTGGACGTGATGATCGGGTCCCGCTATGTACCGGGCGGCGGCATCGAAGGCTGGCCGCTGAAGCGCTACTTGATGAGCCGCAGCGTCAATCTGTATGCCCGCATGCTGTTGGGACTGACGACCAAAGATTGTAGCGGCGCGTATCGCTGCTACCGTGTTACGCGGTTGGCGCAGCTCGATTTTGGCGGCTTTCTCTCGCAGGGTTACGCCTTTCAAGAGGAGGTGCTCTGGCACTTGAAACGGCTCGGCTGCCGCTTCGGTGAAACGCCGATCACGTTCGTCGACCGCGTGCGCGGCAGCTCCAAGATCAATTCCAAGGAGGCTTGGCATGCCCTGTGGGTGATTCTGGCGCTGGGCCGTAGGAATTGGCTGGGAAGGTAG